The region TCCTTCGAACCGGTGGGCAGTGGCAGGCCCCGGATCACCAGGTCGGCCTCGACGCCGATGCCGACCTCGTCGGCGCGGTCCACCGAGGCGAAGATGCCCACCGGGCGCAGGTCTTCGATGACCGACTCGACGGCGGCGTGCAGCCCGTCCGGGCCGTCCCAGATGGCGGCGGCGGTCGGCGCGACGAGCACCGTGACGTAGTACGGGTTGCCCAGGTCACGTTCGGTGCTGAAGACCCGCTCGATGAAGTTGAAGTTGCCGAAGATGGACTGGTTGAGGTCCAGGCCGCCGCGGCCGTCGAAGACCTGCACCTGACGGACGCCGGGCACGGTGGCCACGGCCAGTCCGATGGCCTCGGCCGTCCAGATGGAGCGGGGCGCGGCCAGCAGCAGTTGCCGGTAGCGGGCGTCGGGGACCTGCTGTTCGCCCCCGGTCAGCGCGACGGTGTGGGTGATCTCCACCAGCTCCGCCCCGGCGGCCTGTTCGGCGTCGTCCAGGTCGGCCAGCAGGGTGTCGGCCCGGTTCCACCTGTCGATCTTCTGACTGGGCTGGGTCGGGTCGAGGTTGTGCGCCGGGCCGGGGTAGAACGCGGCGACGGCCGGCACCCGTTCACCGACGGCGGCGGAGAGCACCACCGTCTCGTCCAGGGCCACGTGGTGCCCGCCGGGTGTGGACAGTCGGGCGCCCCGGGGCAGCGTGAGCTGGGTGCGCCCGGTGGGCAGGGCGCCTTTCAGTTTCACCGTCACCGTGCCCCGGGCCTGCAGGTACGGCCGGGGTATGCCGAGTTCCTCGCCGAGGCGGGTCAGCGCGTCGGCGGTCGCCGACACCACGTACGAGTTGTCGTAGACCGCGCCGAGTGCCGCCCACAGCCGGGCGTCCTCCAGCGCGGCCAGTTCGAGGACCTTGCGCAGCACCGCGCCGCTGGTCAGGTCGATGTCGTCACCGAAGAGCAGCCGGGCGGTGGCCAGCTTCTCGGCGAGCAGCCGGGCGAAGGACTTCGGCACGAAGCCGCTCTCGACGATGCCGAAGCCGGTCGAGCCGGTGGTCCGCAGCGCGGCGGCGTCGACGGCCAGGACGTCGGCCAGCTCGGCCGGGAGGGTGGGATCAGACATGGGGCAGCTCCCCGAGATGCACCGAGAGCCGGTCGTCGGTGATGGTTTCGAACTGGACCTGGACCTGGAGGGTGCGAGACGAGCGCAGCGCGGCGCGGGCGGCGTCGGCAGCGCCGTCGGCGCTGTGCTGGCCGTTGCCGGTGGCACCGACACCGAGCCGGCCGTCGTCGAGGTTCACGTCCACGATCTTGCGAACACGCGGGTCACGGTCGAGCAGGGTGATGATGCCGACGCGTACCTGTTCGCGGATCAGGTTCGGCTCGATCTGCTCGGCGAGGGCGTTGAGGCCGTCGAAGCCGAAGGTGGCGTCGAAGACGTTGGAGCCGCGCAGCGTGGTCAGTGCCACCGCGAGGCTCTGGGCCACGTTGTCGGTGCCGGCGACCAGGGCCAGCACCCGGCCGTCGGGGCCGTCGTCGAAGACGACGTCGCGGGCCAGGTCCACGCCGGGCATGGTGGGTTCGAAGGCGAGGCCCCAGCCGAGGTAGCGGCGCTGGGCCGCCTGTCGTTCCCGCTCGGTCCGGTCCATCTCAGACCGCCTTCAGCTTGTTCTGCCCGGCGCTGGCGGACAGTGCGGGGGTACTGCCGTTGGTGGCGCCGCCGAGGGTGTCCAGCGCCACCCCCTCGTCACCGACGAGCAGCTTCGTGGCGGCACCGGTCGCCGAGACGACCTTCTTGCACTGCACGGTGGAGCTGCTGTCGGTGATCGTGCAGCCGGTCACCGACTTCCCCGTGATGCCGTCGAGACGGGTCACCGGGACACGGTCGACGGTCAACCTGCCCTGCCCGGCCGGGGAGACCTTGCCCTGGCTGGGGCAGTGCACGTCGCTCGACGTGGTGAGCACGAAAGCCATGTCACTCTCCTCAGTGGACGTTCATCGCGTTGCTGACGTCGACGTCGACGTCGTCGGCGGCGATGTTGACGGTGCCGCCGCTGATGTTCACCGCGCCGTCGCCCGCGTCCAGGTCGATCCGGGTGGCGGTGATGGTGATCGAGCCGTCCTGCTTCATCACGATCGACGAGCCGCCGCCGGCGTGCTCGATGGTGATGCTGTCGGCGTCCTCGGCGCGTTCCGGGCGCTGACCACGACCGTGCAGCTGGGCCCGGCCCACCCGCACGGTCAGCTCACCCAGCTCGATGACCCGGTTGCCGTCTCCGTCGGTGAGGTCGTGCGTCACCTTGCCGTCGTGGTCGGCGGGCACCACCGTGTCCCTGATCGACGAGCGACTGTTGGTGGCCACCCCGACCGGCAGCGACAACCACCAGTCCCCCGGTTCGGAGACCGGGGCGTGCCCGGTGGGCCAGAGCGCGCCCACCTCCACCGGGTCGTCCGGCGCACCGTTGCGGTACGCCAGCGCCACCCGGGTGCCCGGGTAGCGGGGCAGGATGAGCCCGCAGCCACCCCAGGCGAACGGGGTCAGATAGGTCACCCCGGGCAGCGGGGCGGGCTGCTCCCGGCGGACCGGCAGGCGGCGGGCACCGTTGGGTCGACCGTCCGGCCGGACCAGCCCTTCCCACACCGTCTCGGTCTGCGCCGGTGGCTCCACCGCTCCGCTGGCGTTGGTGGCCGCCGCGCGTACCTCGCCGATCTCCAGACCGCGCGTCTCGCCCCGGGCCGCCCGGGCCGCCCGGCGCACCGCCTCCGCGGCGGCCACCCCGGGCGACGACGTCGGGCCGGCCGGTTCGGCCGGGGCCGCACCCGAGGCGTCGCTCCAGCTGTCCCACGCCTGGGCGCCCGAGGTGACCTCGACGCCCTGCACCACGGTGACGAAACCGGCGGTACGCGACAGGGTGTGCCGGGCGGCGCTGAGGTAGAGCAGTTTCGCCCCCGCGCCCAACTCCCCGGTCGACGGGGCGAACGGGGCGGCGAACGAGCCGAGCAGCGCCGCGCCGACGCTGCCCAGCGTGGTGGCCTCGTCCACCGCCGGCGGGTCGAAGCACACCAGGTCGCCGGGCTTCAGATCCGGGCGACCCTTCAGGGTCAGGGTCCACGCCCGACGGCGCGGCGCGGCGGTGCCACCGGCCTCGGTGGCCGCGTACGGGTCGGTGTCCTGGCTGCCGTTCTCGGTGCACGCCAGCAGGCCGGTGGCGAGGGTGAGTGGCTTGGGCTCCCCGTCCGGGTACGGGATCGGGCGCTTACCGACGTGCACGGTCCCGTCGCGGATCAGCAGCATTCCCCGCCCGTACGCGTTGAGCGACTGCTGCAACGCGCCACCGATCCGGTCCAGCGCGGCCCGGTAGAGCAGGCCCGCGCCGAAGGCGACCCGTTCGTCGCCGGCCGCCTCGGTGGCGCCCCGGGTCATCGTGCCGTCCGGGTCGGCGCCCCAGGTGGCGATGTCCACCCGGGTGCGTTCGGCGATGGCCCGGATCGCGGCGCTGAAGGTGGCCGCCTCGAACCGTTCGGCGACGCGCTGCCCGAGCCGGGCGTACGCCTGCTCGACGAGGGTCAGCTCGGTGTCGTACGTCCGGTCGCCGGTGAGCCGGCGTACCTTGGTCACCCGCAGCACGGCGACCAGCGCCTGGGTCAGCTCGGCCGGGGTCGGGCCGGCGTTGACGCCGACCAGGTTGGTGAAGAACGCGCCCACCGAGGTGTTGGCGTCGCGCCAGTACAGGTGCAGTTTCGCCACCAGCGGCGGCTGCCCTTCGGCGGTGCGCAGCGCGGCGAAGTGCTCGTCGATCAGCCCCTGCACGGTGACCGTGTACGCGCCGGGGCCGAGCCCGTCGGGCAGCGCGGCGTCGATGGCCGCGTAGTAGTCGGCGCTGGACAGGGTGAGCGCGGCGTCCTGGCTCAGCCCGGTCGGGGTCTCCCGGTGGAACGTCAGCGTCCAGCCGGCGTCGTTGCCGACCGCGCCCTGGCGGACCTGACCGGTCTGGAACGGCGTGAGCGTCAACGCAGCACCCTCCTCAGCTTCTTGTCGAGCAGGTAGCGGTAGCGCAGCCGGCCGGGGCCCAGCTCGGATTCGACCCGTTGGGCGGGTGGACGGCGACGCCAGACGAACTCGTTGATCGGCGGCGGTCCGAACTGGTCCACCGCCCGGTCGGCGCGCCGCCAGGCCAGCGCGACGGACGAGCCGTAGTCGCCGGATCCGCGTACCGTCCCGGCGTGCAGCAGCCAGCTCAGCACCAGCAGCTCCACGGCGATCGGAGCTGAGCCGGCGGCGGTCGACGAGCCGGTGTCGGTCGTCAGGCCGGCGTCGGGGCAGACCCGGCGCAGGCCGGCCGCGAGCGGCACCGAGCCGAGGATCCGGGTGCCCTGGCGGACGACCAGGCGCAGCGGCACCCGGCCGACCAGCACGGGTGGCCGGGGTGTGGTCGGCGGCGCGGGTCGCGGAGCCAGGTCGTCGGCGGAGCTGCTCACCACGGCGAGCGGGTCGGTGTCCAGCCACTGCCGGGCCAGCCCGGTGGGCAGGATCAGCACCGCGTGCACACCTGCGCCCAACTCGACGCGGTGCGGGAGGCCGGCGGTGAGGCTCTGCCGCACCTCGGTGAACCCGTCGGGCACCTCGACGGGCGTCTCCGGCAGCAGGTATCTGTCGATCGGGAACGGTGGCATCAGTTGCCCAACCCGTCGGCGAGCGCGCCGACTCCGATGCTGGCCACGTCGAGCAGCTTGCCGAGCAGGCTGGGACGGGGCACGTGGACGAGGGTGATGGTGGTGTCCAGGACGTCACGGCGGGCGGCGGAGGCGTTGAAGGTCAACGACTGCACCTGCATGTCGGTGCGAATGGTCATCGAGGTGACCAGGATCAGCCCGCCGAACTTCCCCCCGGAGTACGCCGCGAGGGCGGTGCCGCGTTTGCTCGCCTCGGCCATCGTCTCCAGGGCGAACTTCCAGGCGTAGCGTTCCGCGCCGACGAGCACCCCGGTCAGCGTGATGGTGTCGTCGTGGGTGGCCACGATGGCCTTGTGGGCGGTGGACCCGATCGGGGGCAGGTGGTACGTCTGCGCGAGGGAGATGGCGGTGACCGCCCACAGTGGGATGGGCAGCACCCCGTCGCTGATGATCGCCGACGGCACCGTGCCGTACCGCATGAAGCTGCTGGTGATGGCCATGCTCAGCGCCCTCCGGTGGGTGGCAGCGGCACCGGCGTACCGGTGGGTTCGACGGCCAGGCCCAGGTCGCGCAGGGCCTGGGTGATCTCGCGGACCTCGCCGGCGGCGCTGGTGACGCGCAGCCGCAGCCGCCGCTCTTCGAGCGCCCGACTGATCCGGGCGGGCCGGGTGGACGCGGAACCGCGCCGGTTGATCCGGTCGATCTCGGCGGCGGCGTCCTCCATCCGGGAGATCGCGTCGAGGATCCGCGGGTCGGGGGTGAAACCGGGGTCGTCACGGTGCAGCCGGGCGATGGCGTCGCGGAAGTCGGCGGCGTCGCGGCGCAGGTTGGTGGCCAGGTTCTCGGTGAGTGCGCTGACTCCGCTGACGCTCGTCGCGCGGTGCGATTTGTCGTCGAGCAGCCACACCCAGCCGTCGTGGCCGATGCCGACCAGGTCGGTGCCGGCGACCTTGACGTTGGCGTCCGGTCCCTTGAGGAACAGCTCGATGCTGCTCAGCGAGAACGCGGCGCTGTACTCGCCGAGCACGCCGCGGCCGTAGGTGACCATCTCGTGGCGCAGGTACGCGCGGAAGCCGGGGCCGTCGTCGGCGCGGCCGCCCCGCTCCCGGAAGCGCCGCCACAGGGTGGCCAGCGCCTCCGGGTTGTGCGCGGCGAGCTGCTGGGTGAGCCACACGTCGCCGCTGGCCACCACCGCCCGCAGCTCCGGGTCGGCGATGCGGGCCAGGACCTCGGCCAACCGCACCTCGTTCATCTGCAGGCCCCGCGAGCGGGCCCGGCCGAGATCGTCGACGGCGGCGCGCAGCCGGGCCAGCTCGTCGGGGGTGAGCCGGCCGCCGAGCCGGGTCTCCAGGTCCGCGACGGCGGCCCGCTTACCGCTCTCGGTCTCGCTGGCCACCGCCCGCCACAGCGCCTGCGGCTCCAGCTCGGCGGCGCGGCGCAGGGCAGCCTGCCGGTCCGCCGGCATGGCCCGGAACGCATCGCCCACCGCGGCTGCCGGCTCGCTGTGCCGACCGCCGCCGGCCTCGAAGTCCCGCAGCAACGACTCGGCGTACGCGGCGGCGTCGTCGGCAAGCCGCAGCGGCGCGTCACCCACGATCCCGTCGCGCGGTCGGCTCAGCTCACGCATCTCCGTTCGGAGTTGGTCGAAGTACTCCCCCAACGCGGACACCGGTGTGCCCTCGGGCAGGGCGCGGCCCTCAAGGACGTGGTCCAGGATCGCGGCGATGTTCTCCCGCAGCACGGCGATGCGTTCCAGCCGGCTCACCGCGTTGCCCAGATGCAGGTCGCCGACGTCGTCGACGATGCGGCGGATGAGGTGCTCCAGCAGCCGTCGGGACCGCACCTCGCCGCCCTCGCTGTGCCCGGCCACGGTACGCAGGAAACGGCGCAGCCGCGGGTTGGCGTCGGCGGCGGCGTGCACCGCCGCGGAGTCCAGGAAGCGACCGGCGCGGAACCGGCGCGGCGGCGTCATGGCCGCACCACCGGCACGCCCGGGTCGGACGCGGTCGTGTGCGGCGAGTCGAGCACCATGAGGATGAACCGGGCGCCCTCCGGGCCGCCGACCGCGCCGCTGAGCATCGCCCCGCGCTCCACGTAGGCCAGGATCGGCTCCATCAGCTTCTGCACGACCCGTTCCAGCACCTCGTTGAGCAGGATCTCGGTCAGAAACGCCTCCAGCAGGTCCCGGGAGGCGGCCTCGATGATCTGCCGGGTGACCCGGCGCACCACGTACCGCCGGGCGGCGCGCAGCCCGGCGCGGACGCCGAAGCGCAGGGCGACCCGGCCGCCGCGCACCGCCGCGCCGCCGATGGTGCCGGCCTCCGGTATCAGCGACAGGGCCAGCCCGAGGTACGCGGCGAACAGCTCCACCTCGACCTCGGTGCGGGTGAGCACCAGCTCCGGGTCGAGC is a window of Micromonospora sp. WMMD961 DNA encoding:
- a CDS encoding baseplate J/gp47 family protein; this encodes MSDPTLPAELADVLAVDAAALRTTGSTGFGIVESGFVPKSFARLLAEKLATARLLFGDDIDLTSGAVLRKVLELAALEDARLWAALGAVYDNSYVVSATADALTRLGEELGIPRPYLQARGTVTVKLKGALPTGRTQLTLPRGARLSTPGGHHVALDETVVLSAAVGERVPAVAAFYPGPAHNLDPTQPSQKIDRWNRADTLLADLDDAEQAAGAELVEITHTVALTGGEQQVPDARYRQLLLAAPRSIWTAEAIGLAVATVPGVRQVQVFDGRGGLDLNQSIFGNFNFIERVFSTERDLGNPYYVTVLVAPTAAAIWDGPDGLHAAVESVIEDLRPVGIFASVDRADEVGIGVEADLVIRGLPLPTGSKETVNASTAATELRARLHARLCRYVDELPFGEPVRAAEVIWTLMNEPGVADVRELRLVRFPADSAVVVTGSAPTGDGVQRLPVGDNAVLATNQVPVYVDRDDPRPFRIV